One segment of Pyricularia oryzae 70-15 chromosome 3, whole genome shotgun sequence DNA contains the following:
- a CDS encoding tyrosine phosphatase, translated as MAKSKPASGPSSRPQRTQNPYLLLYNSASFLLWSYILVTAFTTYLSAGNAAVWNRLHLAVRWTETLAALEIAHAIFGLVRASPLTTAVQVAGRNTLVWAICRNYPDVAAANWAYTSMVIAWSVADVVRFVYFALDGVFGQVPGWLVWLRYNMFIVLYPPGILSEAWLCYKIIEPSKSRNPMYQYLLWTGITFYVPASYVLFSHMFSQRRKMAQKNAVTAKPQGKQQ; from the exons ATGGCAAAAAGCAAGCCGGCCTCTGGGCCCAGTTCCAGACCCCAAAGAACGCAAAATCCATACCTGTTGCTTTACAACTCGgcctcttttcttctctggTCCTACATCCTGGTCACGGCGTTCACCACATACCTCTCCGCCGGCAATGCCGCCGTCTGGAACCGCCTGCATCTGGCCGTGAGATGGACCGAGACACTGGCGGCACTCGAGATCGCGCACGCCATTTTCGGCCTTGTACGTGCCTCGCCCCTGACGACGGCGGTGCAGGTCGCTGGCCGTAATACCCTCGTCTGGGCCATCTGCCGCAACTACCCCGACGTCGCGGCCGCCAACTGGGCATACACCTCCATGGTCATTGCTTGGTCGGTGGCTGATGTGGTGCGTTTTGTGTACTTTGCCCTGGATGGGGTTTTTGGTCAGGTCCCTGGGTGGTTGGTCTGGTTGAG GTACAACATGTTCATTGTTCTGTATCCGCCTGGTATACTGTCGGAAGCCTGGCTATGCTACAAAATCATCGAGCCGTCCAAGTCTAGGAACCCTATGTACCAGTACCTTCTCTGGACCGGGATCACATTCTATGTCCCTG CGTCATACGTTCTCTTCAGTCATATGTTCTCTCAGAGACGCAAGATGGCGCAGAAGAATGCTGTCACTGCGAAACCACAGG